One window from the genome of Fulvivirga lutea encodes:
- a CDS encoding class I SAM-dependent methyltransferase, whose protein sequence is MMSEIILILYTTKYRKGGDKFKRVARTMKDELSSNGSEVISLSIESKAEIKEIFKTLASQNKSIKEFHFIGHSGMYGPMYGTVAYPEQFSPYELKKLVIPFAHNAKAYFHCCRSARWFAPYFSRVQNVTTFGYHWYTSFSSNKARYKLDVSKDPFKPLYCFGCPGKKSHGYLTSVKKYLGLVKAEPLKEFKPEQGEIDSTYNSVAELYNNVFQDIKVRSDEYKWIISHLPKNKDINVLDIGCGNGALLKELANKITSGTGVDISKNLIRFAKNNNVKHSNLQFEQLNGPELPFKDNTFDLVISMLSFRYLDWDPIMKEIQRVTNPEGKLLIIDMVTAPVKLTEYPQLLRSKLKHYIHRIRYKAFYKNLRKLVHNPNWKGMLKYNPIRSEHEMKWYIESRFPGRKVEVINIGYNARIIAFDTESMENIKNINLSYP, encoded by the coding sequence ATGATGAGTGAGATAATTCTGATTTTATATACAACCAAGTACCGAAAGGGAGGAGATAAATTCAAAAGAGTAGCTCGAACCATGAAAGATGAATTATCTAGCAATGGTTCTGAGGTAATAAGTCTTTCGATAGAATCGAAGGCTGAGATTAAAGAGATTTTCAAAACCTTAGCTAGTCAGAATAAATCAATAAAGGAATTTCATTTTATTGGTCATAGCGGAATGTATGGCCCAATGTATGGCACAGTTGCATATCCAGAGCAATTTAGTCCTTACGAGTTAAAAAAACTGGTTATACCATTTGCGCATAATGCTAAAGCTTACTTTCACTGCTGTAGGTCAGCAAGATGGTTTGCTCCTTATTTTTCGAGAGTGCAAAATGTTACAACATTCGGGTATCACTGGTATACCTCATTTTCTTCAAATAAAGCCCGGTATAAATTAGATGTGAGCAAAGATCCTTTCAAGCCATTATATTGTTTCGGCTGTCCAGGTAAAAAGTCACACGGTTATCTTACCTCGGTAAAAAAATATTTAGGACTTGTAAAAGCCGAACCACTAAAGGAGTTTAAACCAGAACAGGGGGAAATAGATAGTACTTACAATTCTGTGGCTGAATTGTATAATAATGTCTTTCAGGATATCAAAGTTAGGTCTGATGAGTATAAATGGATCATAAGTCACTTACCAAAAAATAAAGACATAAATGTGCTCGATATTGGGTGTGGTAACGGTGCTCTCTTAAAGGAATTGGCAAATAAAATTACTAGTGGCACTGGCGTAGATATCTCTAAAAACCTCATCCGGTTCGCAAAAAACAACAATGTAAAGCATTCGAATCTTCAATTCGAACAGCTAAATGGCCCAGAGCTTCCATTTAAAGACAATACATTCGATTTGGTTATTTCTATGTTGTCCTTTCGATATTTGGATTGGGATCCTATTATGAAGGAGATTCAAAGAGTCACTAACCCTGAAGGTAAATTATTGATTATTGATATGGTTACCGCTCCGGTTAAGTTGACGGAATATCCACAACTGTTGAGAAGTAAATTAAAACATTACATTCACAGAATTCGATACAAAGCATTCTATAAAAACTTAAGGAAGTTGGTTCATAATCCCAATTGGAAGGGCATGCTCAAGTATAATCCGATTAGAAGTGAGCACGAAATGAAGTGGTACATAGAGAGTAGATTTCCTGGAAGGAAAGTTGAAGTAATTAATATAGGTTATAATGCCAGAATCATTGCTTTTGATACAGAGTCCATGGAAAACATAAAGAATATTAATCTGAGCTACCCGTGA
- a CDS encoding EpsG family protein: protein MTLSLKGNAWIGVGLFILSFILRLAALLQTDYANGWDGYYYVMQSHSLIEYGHMQSLDYSLIYPYFTLLSLLINDYVLAVKVGSALLAAVLSFLIYTIVTKVSSNRYLGLLGASFSLFSPGITFITASFPKNLLGIIFLLLMVVFLTQRKFLLATLFLILSLLTHRMTAGLGLLAFGIILLPSFNIKYLIIAILGLVAFSFLPGIFHWSDLERFNGVFTALPQLSPLSFYQLNITHNNTYWIIELFILTSIICYLIRLLYTEWKTIFKNKSLQLYWIFSLIFFFPFFEFDFGSMGFRFFLVSSISAPFILLFVSKKISNTILLSLSILFIASSFISYKSYNPKYHDAPNETYFRITEGLVKNFTAEEYTLVIAHKSLAEVIIYKTDFDALNWAKPEDIELEKVLRIVHGVPKVSMIEYLSSEEINKLIQVENQYYILPESLWLKAYQKAANANDVKFLTLVSKGNNPMTERPDYLLKGKNDE from the coding sequence ATGACCTTGAGTTTAAAAGGTAATGCTTGGATAGGAGTTGGATTATTCATCCTTTCCTTTATTTTGAGATTAGCTGCACTGCTCCAAACTGACTATGCTAACGGATGGGATGGTTATTATTATGTGATGCAGTCACATAGTCTGATTGAATATGGACACATGCAGTCTCTGGACTACTCTTTAATCTATCCATATTTTACGCTACTGTCATTACTTATCAATGACTACGTCTTGGCAGTTAAAGTTGGTTCAGCTCTACTTGCCGCAGTTTTAAGTTTTTTAATCTATACGATAGTAACAAAAGTTTCATCCAACCGATATTTAGGGTTACTGGGAGCGTCATTTTCATTATTTAGCCCAGGCATCACCTTTATTACGGCCTCGTTTCCTAAAAACCTTCTTGGGATTATTTTTCTTCTACTAATGGTTGTGTTTTTAACTCAACGAAAATTTCTATTAGCAACTCTGTTCTTAATTCTTTCCTTGCTAACTCATAGAATGACAGCCGGTTTAGGCCTGCTGGCTTTTGGAATTATTTTACTCCCAAGTTTTAATATCAAATATCTAATCATTGCAATCCTTGGTCTTGTTGCGTTCTCCTTTTTACCTGGTATTTTTCATTGGAGTGACCTTGAAAGATTCAATGGGGTTTTTACAGCATTACCTCAACTTTCACCGTTATCCTTTTACCAATTGAATATTACACACAATAATACTTACTGGATCATTGAACTTTTTATACTTACATCTATCATTTGTTATTTGATAAGACTCCTCTACACTGAGTGGAAGACGATCTTTAAAAACAAGTCACTACAGCTCTATTGGATATTTTCATTGATCTTCTTTTTTCCTTTTTTTGAATTCGACTTTGGAAGCATGGGATTTCGCTTCTTCTTGGTGAGTAGTATTTCAGCGCCATTTATTTTACTCTTTGTATCTAAGAAAATATCAAACACCATTTTATTGTCGCTGAGTATACTATTTATTGCTTCTTCATTTATTAGTTACAAGTCATATAATCCAAAGTACCATGATGCACCAAACGAAACCTACTTTCGAATAACAGAAGGGTTAGTGAAAAACTTTACTGCCGAGGAGTACACTTTGGTCATTGCTCACAAATCTCTAGCAGAAGTTATCATTTACAAAACTGATTTTGATGCCTTAAATTGGGCTAAACCTGAAGACATAGAATTGGAGAAAGTATTAAGAATTGTACATGGTGTCCCAAAAGTTTCAATGATAGAATATTTAAGCTCTGAGGAAATTAATAAACTTATACAAGTTGAAAATCAATATTACATCCTACCAGAAAGCTTATGGTTGAAAGCTTATCAAAAAGCTGCAAATGCCAATGATGTAAAATTCTTAACATTGGTATCGAAAGGAAACAATCCAATGACTGAAAGACCAGACTATCTACTGAAAGGGAAAAATGATGAGTGA
- a CDS encoding N-acetylmuramoyl-L-alanine amidase: protein MSKIFNLLALILLFGCQSGTTSSDQTELIKSQNDSLNLPEIDVDTFSILSNNKLDLTKEYFTKYYNKSIYTIEPQMIVVHYTAIPTLDETLDYFKSDSLDITRKNIRNKSILNVGIQYVVDKNGDIYNLMPDTVMARHIIGFNHVSIGIENVAKDSTELTDEQLESNLKLINVLAMKYKTINYLIGHNEYDNKTWAHYSLFKSADSSYVPYEKPDPGEEFMANLRFRLKNEYDLEFKR from the coding sequence TTGAGCAAAATATTTAATCTTCTCGCTCTTATTCTATTATTTGGCTGTCAATCAGGCACCACTTCCAGTGATCAAACAGAGTTAATTAAATCTCAGAATGATTCTTTAAATCTTCCTGAAATTGATGTAGACACCTTTTCAATTCTATCCAATAATAAGCTTGATTTAACCAAAGAGTATTTTACGAAGTATTACAACAAATCAATTTATACTATTGAGCCACAAATGATTGTAGTTCACTACACGGCTATTCCTACATTGGATGAAACACTAGATTATTTCAAATCAGATAGTTTAGACATTACCAGAAAGAATATTAGAAACAAAAGCATCCTTAATGTTGGAATACAGTATGTGGTTGATAAGAATGGAGACATATATAACTTAATGCCGGATACAGTGATGGCCAGGCACATAATAGGCTTCAATCATGTATCTATAGGAATTGAAAATGTTGCCAAAGATTCTACTGAACTTACTGATGAGCAGTTAGAGAGTAATTTGAAGCTTATCAATGTTCTGGCGATGAAATATAAAACCATTAACTATCTGATCGGGCATAATGAATATGATAATAAGACCTGGGCGCATTACTCTTTATTCAAATCTGCAGATTCAAGCTATGTGCCATATGAAAAGCCTGATCCGGGTGAGGAGTTTATGGCTAATTTAAGATTTAGATTAAAGAATGAGTATGACCTTGAGTTTAAAAGGTAA
- a CDS encoding YARHG domain-containing protein, whose protein sequence is MEYFKLVIVISLSLLFGCNANESKKSETDTTKQSQSSVTEKKEPVSLLTTYQDQIKESFFHYFRKEMYGLGSYNLIKYESIEINNDQVEYTLVTIPYSEIEDFVIAYENGILEASLFSASSFKITDTNSQNDTIIYKGSISVLDTISNNAEGSISSIKIGFTGNYSGSKIGRNPYEEPGRIFYEDQFTTGLWVNPDEPRMYNRDEMFLKARIFKLTKEELNGYSKDDLAYLRNEIFARHGHFFKTDKMKNYFANKEWYKPYVNDATEFLNETEKDNTLFIKNLEQNI, encoded by the coding sequence ATGGAATATTTCAAATTAGTTATTGTTATATCTCTAAGTCTATTGTTCGGTTGTAACGCTAATGAATCCAAAAAGTCAGAGACTGATACAACAAAACAATCACAATCTTCAGTAACTGAAAAAAAGGAACCTGTGTCCTTATTAACCACTTATCAAGATCAAATTAAGGAGTCCTTTTTTCATTATTTTAGAAAAGAAATGTATGGCTTGGGTAGTTATAATTTGATTAAATATGAAAGTATCGAAATAAATAATGACCAAGTAGAATATACGCTTGTCACAATACCGTATTCAGAAATTGAAGATTTTGTAATAGCATATGAGAATGGCATTTTAGAGGCTTCTCTTTTTAGCGCTTCCTCTTTTAAGATTACTGACACCAATTCTCAAAATGACACCATTATATATAAGGGTTCAATAAGTGTTTTGGATACTATTAGTAACAATGCTGAAGGTTCAATCTCATCAATTAAAATTGGATTTACTGGGAATTATTCTGGAAGTAAGATTGGAAGAAACCCTTACGAAGAACCAGGACGAATTTTCTATGAAGACCAATTCACAACTGGATTATGGGTCAATCCTGATGAGCCTCGAATGTATAATAGAGATGAGATGTTTCTTAAGGCTAGGATATTCAAATTAACTAAGGAAGAATTGAATGGCTACTCCAAGGATGATTTGGCTTATTTAAGAAATGAGATTTTTGCCAGACATGGTCATTTTTTCAAAACGGACAAAATGAAGAATTACTTTGCTAACAAGGAGTGGTACAAACCTTATGTTAATGATGCTACAGAATTCTTAAATGAAACAGAGAAGGATAACACTTTATTTATCAAAAATCTTGAGCAAAATATTTAA
- a CDS encoding helix-turn-helix domain-containing protein codes for MNQICLEKDFVIRAVTNIIDQTCPSYKDKPKSPWVSAKEAKELLQISSDTTLQNFRNQGKLTYAKVTPKTIIYSLESINQYIKSKTHDRF; via the coding sequence ATGAATCAAATATGTTTAGAAAAAGATTTTGTAATCAGGGCTGTTACAAACATCATCGATCAGACATGCCCTTCATATAAAGATAAACCCAAGTCTCCTTGGGTGTCAGCTAAGGAAGCTAAGGAATTGCTTCAAATAAGTTCTGATACTACACTTCAAAACTTTAGAAACCAAGGTAAGCTTACTTATGCTAAGGTGACTCCAAAAACAATTATCTACTCACTAGAAAGTATTAATCAATATATAAAGTCAAAGACTCATGATAGATTCTAA
- a CDS encoding ParA family protein has protein sequence MEKKVYQFKNRKMTRVISISNQKGGVGKTTSTLNIGAALAIAGKKTLLIDMDPQCNLSKSLGAEKCENDIYGLLIEDCSIRSAVFKIRKNLLLIPGSKNFPVFEKNYGSDINSFFLLRDKLESLLENSIVDYVLIDCPPSLGLISTNAYLASDNVIVPLEAMEFSLDGLDLVNESVERLSKKLNPDLRLLGAFFTRYDHRLLVTKETESIVHKEYPGLLLESNIRQCTKLRESPSNREDIFSYAPESNGAQDYNLLANKLDVICQGISI, from the coding sequence ATGGAAAAAAAGGTTTATCAATTTAAAAATAGAAAAATGACAAGAGTTATTTCAATATCAAATCAAAAGGGGGGAGTGGGCAAAACTACTTCCACATTAAACATTGGTGCAGCATTGGCAATTGCCGGTAAAAAGACTTTACTAATAGATATGGACCCCCAATGTAATTTAAGTAAGAGTTTGGGAGCTGAAAAATGTGAAAATGATATTTATGGCTTATTAATAGAAGACTGTAGTATTCGCTCTGCTGTGTTTAAAATTAGAAAGAACTTGTTACTGATTCCTGGTAGTAAGAATTTTCCAGTATTTGAGAAGAATTATGGATCAGACATAAATAGTTTCTTTCTGCTTAGGGATAAGCTAGAATCACTATTAGAAAATTCAATAGTGGATTATGTATTAATTGATTGCCCACCTTCATTAGGCTTGATAAGTACCAATGCATATTTAGCCTCTGACAATGTAATTGTACCGTTGGAGGCAATGGAGTTCTCACTTGATGGCCTTGATTTAGTAAATGAATCTGTTGAAAGGCTCTCTAAAAAATTGAATCCTGACCTAAGACTTTTAGGAGCATTTTTTACTAGATATGATCATAGACTGCTGGTAACAAAGGAGACTGAAAGTATAGTTCATAAGGAGTATCCAGGATTGCTTTTAGAATCTAATATCAGGCAATGCACAAAACTCCGAGAGTCCCCAAGTAATAGAGAAGATATATTTTCTTACGCACCAGAATCAAATGGAGCTCAAGACTATAATTTATTAGCAAATAAACTTGATGTAATATGCCAAGGGATTTCAATATAA
- a CDS encoding BfmA/BtgA family mobilization protein: MKNIQIEDRYDDILQKLKNRLDMSKKAIIEQAIIYMDRNKINPSKYREGDPTEQVKKLKDQVVGYFKVHEKEHLKPLTNDVRLVVKGFSQQMSQLPTKEDIMKYLIAINNSTSNMEQTLVHLVNFANNNNFTNDKKTEVKRQALKSLKVYHETRNEFSNLMNVSEVDKAYRMAFKKIQNL; this comes from the coding sequence ATGAAAAATATACAGATAGAAGATAGATATGATGACATACTTCAAAAGTTGAAGAACAGGCTTGATATGTCTAAAAAGGCAATAATAGAACAGGCCATTATATATATGGATCGTAATAAAATAAATCCCTCAAAGTATCGAGAGGGAGACCCTACAGAGCAAGTGAAAAAACTAAAGGATCAAGTTGTTGGTTACTTCAAGGTTCATGAAAAAGAACATTTAAAGCCATTAACAAATGACGTTCGATTAGTGGTTAAAGGGTTTTCACAACAAATGTCGCAACTTCCAACTAAGGAGGATATAATGAAATATTTGATAGCTATTAATAACAGTACATCAAATATGGAACAGACTTTAGTGCATCTCGTGAATTTCGCGAACAACAATAATTTCACGAATGATAAAAAAACTGAGGTAAAAAGACAGGCTCTTAAATCTTTAAAAGTTTATCACGAAACCAGAAATGAATTCTCAAATCTTATGAATGTTTCAGAAGTTGATAAAGCTTATCGGATGGCATTTAAAAAAATTCAAAATCTGTAA
- a CDS encoding DUF5712 family protein: protein MYVKIEVGGTGSSVSAVEYLEKENEEKLIKDQRLFFDQSNDNIKSSYVVESLDNNKAKLCKHEAKFFQLIISPSKNELLHIGCSEEKIKLYTRNLMDVYAMNFDKGLRADDLLYFAKIEEFRKGKEGPNWHVHVLVSRKDKTNKIKLSPRTSHRGKSKGPISHGFNRNKFRQTSETLFNKMFDYSRSFYETFEYQNTLKNGKSMEEKLSILFQGNSLETKQPNLKQLKTDQYDSKKVSLKSLTNIVEGSQKQAEYRRRKKRDSDDDNDKGNKLGI, encoded by the coding sequence ATGTACGTCAAAATTGAAGTAGGTGGAACAGGTTCATCAGTGTCGGCTGTAGAATATTTGGAGAAGGAAAATGAAGAGAAATTAATAAAAGATCAGAGATTATTTTTTGACCAGTCGAATGATAATATAAAGTCGAGCTATGTTGTTGAGTCACTCGATAATAATAAGGCCAAGTTGTGTAAACATGAAGCTAAATTTTTTCAATTGATAATTAGTCCATCAAAAAATGAATTATTGCATATTGGGTGTAGTGAAGAGAAGATTAAACTTTACACTAGAAACCTGATGGACGTTTATGCCATGAATTTTGATAAAGGTTTGAGAGCAGATGATTTGCTTTATTTTGCCAAGATTGAAGAGTTTAGAAAGGGTAAAGAAGGCCCCAATTGGCATGTACATGTTCTTGTTAGTAGAAAGGATAAGACAAATAAAATTAAACTATCACCTAGAACTTCACATAGGGGCAAAAGTAAAGGACCTATCAGCCATGGTTTCAATAGAAATAAATTCAGACAAACATCTGAAACATTGTTCAACAAAATGTTTGATTATTCTAGATCATTCTATGAGACATTTGAGTACCAAAACACTTTGAAAAATGGAAAATCAATGGAAGAAAAGTTATCGATTTTATTTCAGGGGAATTCACTTGAAACTAAACAACCTAACCTCAAACAATTAAAAACGGATCAATATGATTCTAAAAAGGTTTCATTGAAATCACTTACTAATATTGTTGAGGGTTCTCAAAAACAAGCTGAATATAGACGCAGAAAAAAGCGAGATAGTGATGATGATAATGACAAAGGCAACAAACTGGGGATATAA
- a CDS encoding helix-turn-helix domain-containing protein codes for MDDAEKQEWLLKLGARMKALRIQKGYTSYEPFAYEHNIPRAQYGRYERGENITFVNLMKVIQAFEMTPLEFFSEGFD; via the coding sequence ATGGATGATGCTGAAAAACAGGAATGGCTTCTAAAGCTTGGGGCTCGTATGAAGGCTCTTCGAATACAGAAGGGATATACAAGTTATGAGCCTTTTGCCTATGAGCATAACATCCCCAGAGCACAGTACGGCAGGTATGAAAGAGGCGAGAACATCACTTTTGTAAACTTGATGAAAGTAATTCAGGCATTTGAAATGACGCCACTAGAATTCTTTAGTGAAGGATTTGATTGA
- a CDS encoding metallophosphoesterase has protein sequence MLMIQFASDLHLEFPINREYLREYPLVPVADTLILAGDLLVLNDDGSVDDVYEPFLDRLSQDFEQVYAIPGNHEYYNGFDLNNSIGEFQLKLRDNITLLNNSSVVIDNHKVIFSTLWSYVPSSFRKNEFADFMRCKFKGEMLTTEGYNELHKRAKAYISVEIEDNPRQHEVIVITHHLPSFSLIDKQYLGSDLNAGFASMSDGLIHESKAIAWVYGHSHSNSLPKQIGDTMLYSNPLGYVHVENPKGFDRSRLIWNY, from the coding sequence ATGCTCATGATCCAATTCGCATCCGACCTTCATCTCGAATTCCCTATAAATAGGGAGTATTTAAGAGAATATCCATTAGTCCCTGTTGCAGATACATTAATTCTTGCCGGAGATTTACTTGTTTTGAATGACGATGGTTCAGTAGACGATGTGTATGAACCCTTTCTTGATCGGTTATCTCAGGACTTCGAGCAGGTTTATGCCATCCCTGGTAATCATGAATATTACAATGGTTTTGATCTCAATAACTCAATAGGAGAGTTTCAGCTGAAGCTTAGAGATAATATCACATTGCTGAACAATTCTTCTGTGGTCATTGATAATCATAAAGTGATATTCAGTACACTATGGTCTTACGTGCCAAGCAGTTTTAGAAAAAATGAATTTGCAGATTTTATGAGGTGTAAGTTCAAAGGAGAAATGCTCACAACCGAGGGTTACAATGAACTTCATAAGCGAGCCAAAGCATACATCAGTGTTGAAATTGAAGATAACCCAAGGCAACATGAGGTCATTGTAATTACCCATCATTTGCCTAGTTTTTCTTTAATTGACAAACAGTATCTCGGAAGTGATTTAAATGCCGGCTTTGCATCAATGTCTGACGGCCTGATTCATGAAAGTAAAGCAATCGCATGGGTGTACGGCCATAGTCATTCAAATTCGCTCCCAAAACAAATTGGAGATACAATGCTTTATTCGAACCCATTAGGTTATGTGCATGTTGAAAATCCGAAGGGATTTGATCGATCCAGACTTATTTGGAATTATTAA
- a CDS encoding endonuclease, with protein MRYVVSLVIACVCIIHVSAQEPPGSFESAKKLLADLHEEINYQFTLYCGCPYSRTTTSGGQVDREACGIEARSNETRSKRIEWEHVVPASWFGQTRACWMLKEIAYPEECEGKSGRECCEAVNEDFELAHNDPNNLFPAVGEVNADRSNHPYGEVPGEPRVYGLCDAEIIELPDGNKLFEPAEGKVRGTVARAMLYMAQVYGVNVQLPMEEIWSWHQNNPPEAWEIERAKLIAERTGLCNEWVLSNCNSGH; from the coding sequence ATGAGATATGTAGTATCACTCGTCATTGCTTGTGTTTGTATAATTCATGTATCAGCACAGGAACCACCTGGTTCTTTTGAGTCGGCCAAAAAACTTCTGGCCGATCTGCACGAAGAAATAAATTATCAATTCACCTTGTATTGTGGCTGCCCATATTCACGAACCACAACTTCTGGTGGACAGGTTGATAGAGAAGCATGTGGAATTGAAGCGAGATCTAACGAAACCAGAAGTAAGCGCATAGAATGGGAACATGTTGTTCCCGCCAGTTGGTTTGGCCAAACCCGTGCCTGCTGGATGCTTAAAGAGATTGCCTACCCTGAAGAATGTGAAGGTAAAAGCGGCCGAGAATGCTGTGAAGCTGTGAATGAAGATTTTGAGCTTGCACACAATGACCCTAACAATCTCTTCCCAGCAGTGGGTGAAGTAAATGCTGACCGATCGAATCATCCCTATGGTGAAGTGCCAGGTGAGCCAAGAGTGTATGGACTATGTGATGCTGAAATTATTGAATTGCCCGATGGCAATAAGCTCTTCGAGCCTGCTGAAGGAAAGGTACGCGGCACGGTTGCTAGAGCAATGCTTTATATGGCTCAGGTATATGGCGTTAATGTTCAACTACCGATGGAAGAGATATGGTCATGGCATCAAAATAACCCTCCGGAAGCTTGGGAAATTGAACGTGCAAAACTTATTGCTGAAAGAACAGGGTTATGCAATGAGTGGGTATTGAGTAATTGTAATTCAGGGCACTAA